One Vibrio tubiashii ATCC 19109 genomic window, GCTTGCTCACACGCTCCGGACCATGCTGGACAAGCGCCAAGGCAAGGTAAAAAGCATTTTTACCGGCTCCTCCAGACACTATCTGGATCTGCTGTTGAACGAATCAAAGTCACCGTTCTACCACTTCGTTGAACAACACGATTTTCCAGACCTCGATGATCAATTCATTGAATTTCTGAGAGACAAGCTGGCTAAAAACCACCAGATCACTATTGCCATTCAACCATTACGCAAAGCCTTCCTGGACTTGGATCAGTCACCGTACTGGATGATGAAGCTGATCGCCCAAATGATTACCTTCAAGGCTACTGTTGAGGAAGCCTTGGAATATGTGCTTCAGCTTATGGAAGCAACCGAAGATTTCGAGGGCATATCAAAGAGACTGAAGCCGATCGACCGGCTTGTGTTTCTGGCGCTTTGCAAGGGTACAAACCCCTTCTCAAAAGAGCTAATGGCGAGAATAGACAAGGAAACCGATGTTAAAGGCGTCGCTTCTAATATCCAGCGAGCCATCAAGCGTCTATCGGAAGCCAGTCTAATCAGCCAGACCCGAAAGGACGGGTACAACATTGAAAAGCCCGGTTT contains:
- a CDS encoding ATP-binding protein, with translation MEGWHYPRTELAEQYLGLLALGISSSLAIIAPRRKGKTLFILQDLAPLSQKKNYIPVYASLWQNINAPHEGLIAALEDAIAALDKKATFSRLLKAKIKKTTVSNELLGKMEVEFADNPSKPTSKELAYLDQLLSMLVEKAGKKTVLLLIDEVQHLTTSTQFDPLAHTLRTMLDKRQGKVKSIFTGSSRHYLDLLLNESKSPFYHFVEQHDFPDLDDQFIEFLRDKLAKNHQITIAIQPLRKAFLDLDQSPYWMMKLIAQMITFKATVEEALEYVLQLMEATEDFEGISKRLKPIDRLVFLALCKGTNPFSKELMARIDKETDVKGVASNIQRAIKRLSEASLISQTRKDGYNIEKPGLKRYLEQQHQ